A genome region from Fusarium musae strain F31 chromosome 5, whole genome shotgun sequence includes the following:
- a CDS encoding hypothetical protein (EggNog:ENOG41) translates to MAEITIYTAAGSLLGNEVRSMFDSTFATLYRHLDDGFQPINFVMPGLPLPQNFRRDHARKVMEELFSDIIRKRREMGNQGDETDMVWTLMNAKYKDGEDLPDHHAARMLIAILMGGQHNTAASGAWLLLNLAHKPHLVKELYDEQVEVLGSPQEPLTWENLQKLTLNGQVIKETLRLHSPIHSILRQVKSPMRVPGTDWVVPPSHTLLASPGTQARSEEFFPRPMEWDPHRWDKIESLDDAKNGETVDYGFGMMSKSVSSPYLPFGAGRHRCVGENYAYAQLGAIIASFVRLLHIEQPDPKAPLPAPDYSSMFSRPMNPAVIRWTRRNAETG, encoded by the exons ATGGCCGAGATCACAATCTACACAGCTGCCGGCTCCCTCCTCGGTAACGAAGTCCGCTCCATGTTCGACAGCACATTCGCAACGCTCTACCGCCACCTCGATGATGGTTTCCAGCCCATAAACTTCGTCATGCCAGGTCTTCCCTTACCACAGAACTTCCGACGCGATCATGCGCGAAAGGTCATGGAAGAGCTTTTCAGCGATATCATTCGCAAGCGTCGTGAGATGGGCAATCAAGGTGATGAGACTGATATGGTTTGGACGCTTATGAATGCTAAATACAAGGATGGTGAGGATCTGCCGGATCATCATGCCGCGAGGATGTTGATTGCTATTCTTATGGGTGGACAGCATAACACTGCTGCGAGTGGTGCTTGGCTACTTCTCAACCTTGCGCATAAACCGCATCTGGTCAAGGAATTGTATGACGAACAAGTTGAGGTTTTGGGATCACCGCAGGAGCCCTTGACGTGGGAGAATTTACAGAAATTGACCCTCAATGGACAGGTCATCAAGGAAACTCTACGTCTTCACAGTCCAATTCATTCTATTCTCCGACAGGTCAAATCACCTATGCGAGTTCCCGGCACAGACTGGGTAGTTCCTCCATCGCACACTCTCCTTGCTTCACCCGGTACACAAGCACGATCTGAAGAGTTCTTCCCTCGACCTATGGAATGGGATCCTCATCGCTGGGATAAGATCGAGTCTCTTGATGACGCCAAGAATGGAGAGACAGTTGACTACGGCTTTGGTATGATGAGCAAGTCTGTTAGCAGTCCGTATCTGCCTTTTGGTGCAGGGCGACATCGTTGTGTTGGGGAGAACTACGCATATGCACAGCTTGGTGCGATTATTGCATCGTTTGTGAGATTGCTTCATATTGAGCAGCCTGATCCTAAGGCACCTCTTCCTGCGCCAGATTATTCT TCAATGTTTTCTCGGCCTATGAACCCAGCCGTCATCCGATGGACTCGCCGTAACGCGGAGACTGGTTAG
- a CDS encoding hypothetical protein (EggNog:ENOG41) — MYWGTPVALITTSNEDGTANIGPISSVWWLGHRCLLGFASGCQTTLNIFRTKQCVINLASADMAHYINPIAKTTGTPTVPPSKKDRGYTHCKDKFAVSGLTQQPSDLVQPPRISECPVQMEAEVTNSMDLMQDVPDRKGMLIAIEVKILRTHVQNDLRMAGYENRIDPDRWRPLIMSFQEFYGLAPEKVAESSLGTIDEEKYRAFTRSDVVKQGGDMDTFDSEAG; from the coding sequence ATGTACTGGGGAACCCCAGTCGCCCTCATAACAACCTCCAACGAAGACGGCACCGCCAACATCGGCCCAATCTCCTCAGTATGGTGGCTCGGCCACCGCTGCCTCCTAGGCTTCGCCTCAGGATGCCAAACAACCCTCAACATCTTCCGCACCAAACAATGcgtcatcaaccttgccagcgCCGACATGGCACACTACATCAACCCCATCGCCAAAACCACCGGGACACCCACCGTTCCTCCCAGCAAGAAGGACCGCGGCTACACACACTGCAAAGACAAATTCGCCGTTTCAGGTCTCACCCAACAACCCTCTGATCTTGTGCAGCCGCCTAGAATCTCAGAGTGTCCTGTGCAGATGGAAGCGGAGGTTACGAATAGTATGGATTTGATGCAGGATGTTCCAGACAGAAAGGGGATGTTGATAGCTATTGAGGTCAAGATTCTTAGAACGCATGTTCAGAATGATCTGAGGATGGCGGGGTATGAGAATAGGATTGATCCTGATCGCTGGAGGCCGTTAATTATGAGTTTCCAGGAATTCTACGGTCTTGCACCGGAAAAGGTCGCTGAGTCGAGTCTCGGTACTATTGATGAGGAAAAGTATCGCGCTTTTACTCGCTCGGATGTTGTCAAGCAGGGAGGAGATATGGATACATTTGACAGTGAGGCTGGATGA